The nucleotide sequence ACCCTGTGTAACTTTAAGGTGTACTCATGTTGAtgtggagaaggccatggcaccccactccagtactcttgcctggaaaatcccatggacggcggagcctggtaggctgcggtccatggggtctcacagagtcggacacgacggagcgacttcactttcacttttcactttcatgcattggagaaggaaatggcaacccactccagtactcttgcctggagaatcccagggacgggcgagcctggtgggctgctgtctatggggtcgcgcagagtcggacacgactgaagcgacttagcagcagcagcagcatgttgatgTGATACATTGATATAGTGTACCACCTTGGTAACACCTTCATCctgtcacataattatcatttctttttcgtGATGAGAACAATTATGATCTAGCCTCCTAGTATCTTTGATGTATATGATACAGTATTGCTGACTATAATCCCCAAGCTGTGCATTAGATTCCCAGGACTTATTCATCTACAAGTTGCAAGTTTGTTCCCTTAAATGCCATCTTCCCAGGTCCCCTACCCGCCCGCACCCCCAGCCCCTGTTAACCTCCTATCTACTCTCTTTTAATGGGTTCTTCAGATGTTTTTAAACTCAATATCAAATGGCCACATGAATATAACCAGCGTTTGAGCTAAGCCAAGAGGCAGACAGACCAGCCTCTGGTGGTGCGTGAGCTCTTGGGTTATTTCGTAGGGGAGAACTCACCGATTCAGATATCCTTTCCAGCCTGGATACATCTGCATGTGCGTACAAGGAGACAAAACTCAGTTCTCAGATGGCAAGAGTCAGAGTGTAGTCTCCATCCCAAGGTTCCTTGTGGTTTCATCCCTGATCACTTACCTGCATCCCTCTGCTTGTGCACTTTGGAATGGCAGCTTCTGAGAAAGAGAAACGTGTTAAAGTCTGGGATCTGGAGATCTGGGGGAGGGGATAGGGCTGACAGAGGTGGGGCTGGGCCTAAGGGTCACTGATGTGCAGTGGAGTGGGAGTTAACGCAGGGCGTGAGGTCTGTCAAGTGTATCTACCTCTTGATGGATTCTTCCTCTGatgaatctattaaaaaaaaaaaaaaaaaaaggaggaatgtATCTCCCTAAAGAATCCTTCACTTTAGTCCCCTTCCTCAGAGTGTGAAACCCATGATGCTCTGAACTCACCTTGCTGAGTGCACCTGTAGATGAAGAAGATGgcgaggaagaggagaaagagggagaggcaGCTGAAGGTGGCCACGAAGATGATCCTGGTATCTGGAGGGAGAAGAACGGGGCCACGAGTCAGGCTGGCTCCAGGAACGCACTGAGCCACTTCGGAGAAGAGTTACAAGAAGCAGACAGCCTGGCTTCAAGACTTGGAGCTGCCACTCCCCAGCTGGAATGTCCAGTCGCTCGAGGGAATTTGCGTCATCTCCTTGagcttttgttttccctttcaaAGCAAGGACAGCAATTGTGGCTGCTTTACTGGTTGGTCGAGAGAAGGAGTGGGTCAGTGCCTACAGAGAGGGCTAGCACGGTGCCCGGCAGATGGCAAACACCCACTAAACGTTTCATCCCCAGGAATAATACTTATTAACTGTGAGCCGTTAGCACTCATAAGTGTTTtctcattaaaacatttttttgtattaattttttttttgcaatgaagTTTGCAGGagcttggttccccaaccagggactgaacccaggcctttagcatgaaagcctggagtcctaacactggactaccagggagttCCCTGTTCTTTCTCATCTTGACAATAAGCACACAAGGTAAGTTTGCCATCCCCATTTCATTCAAACATAAACCAAGTACCTGGAATTAAACTGAGTTCCCCAGAGTCATGTGGCCAGGATGGGCTTTGGATGCTGCTATGTCTAACCTTTCTGGCCAGTCTGCCCCAAGGTCGGGGTAGCTCTGTGCTGACCCCAGGTGGGGACATTCAAGAGAAGTGACATTCTGAACCTTTTCCAGAGAAGTCATAATCTGGTGAGAAACACATTTACCCAGACTAACTGTGATGCTATGGAAGTGAAGACAAGTCTGGCAACAGATGAATCAAAGTCCAAGAATCATTTTCTCAAGgtaaggaagcaacctaagtgtccatcgataGATGGACAGATAATGAAggtgtggtatatacacacacgcactcCTGATGCTGGGGgtctgagttcaatccccggtcagggaaccagatcccacaagctgcaactaagatctggggcagccaaataaataaatattttaaaaaacaaaaataaactcataaaaacagagagTAAAAGCCTGGGCTGTAggccgcaaggctcctctgttcatgggatttcccaagcaggaatactggagtgggttgtcatttccttctccaggggatcttccctacccagggatcaaacccgagtctcctgcgtctcctgcattgcaggcagattctttaccactgagctaccagggaagcccctatcctGTATCAAATCATCCCATTGTACACTTGAAGTATCTTACCGCTTTGTCAGTGATAGCTTCATGAaactggtggggaggggaaggaggtgtGGGAAAGGGAGGTGAGGAGCGCTCCCTTGAAGAGAGCAGTGATGATGAAAAACCCTGACTCGGAAGCGCTCAGTGTGGACTCGGACTCACGGTGGGCTGAGGAGGTTGCCGTGATCAGGATCGTTCTCTcacagcaccccacccccacccacctccctctgtAACAGATGCTGTCAGCGCTCCTCCTCCGCCCGCGGTCCCCCGGATTCCTTTGCCATTCTTAGGCGTGCTCGATCGCGGTTTCTCCCCCTTCCCAGTGTGAGCGCTTTGGTGTCTTTGtcggcggtggtggtggtggggtacTGCCCGGAAAATGCCTTGGGAATCTAAGGGGCCCGGGGAAACCCCTTTTCCAACAGCTGACATTTGTGGGAGCCACGCATCCCCATGGACTTGGAAAAGAAGGGCAGAAACACCCGTTCCTGGATGGCAACAAAGGAACGTCAGCCTTGCCGATGCTCTCACCCTCCTCCTGATGGCCCTGCAGTTTATCTCATGGTGCGGTTCACTAGAAATGAGAAGTAGATGATTGCGAGACTGCCCACCGCCCACTGAACTGGGTTTGCCCTGAGATGGCCACATATCCTGGCCAGATTTCACATCAGCTATTTACACATTGCCAAAATTAACTTGCAGAAGGTCTGTGATACTGATCTAAGGCATCTGACTGAGCAGTGGGATACAGCGTGACACAGGGCATGAAGTCCCAGAAAGGAAGCCTGGCCTTGTGGCAAAGTTAGGGGGTGAACTTCATCGTAGGCTCTGCCCAGAATTAGAGTAGAGGGTTCC is from Bos indicus isolate NIAB-ARS_2022 breed Sahiwal x Tharparkar chromosome 18, NIAB-ARS_B.indTharparkar_mat_pri_1.0, whole genome shotgun sequence and encodes:
- the LOC109573049 gene encoding uncharacterized protein isoform X2: MITEFLFLLCLGLCLGNEDEENNGNQEESKPAPAKTDTRIIFVATFSCLSLFLLFLAIFFIYRCTQQDSSEEESIKSCHSKVHKQRDADVSRLERISESDEGVTKVVHYINVSHQHAAAAAKSLQSCPTLRDPIDSSPPGSPVPGILQARVLEWVAISFSNA
- the LOC109573049 gene encoding uncharacterized protein isoform X1; this encodes MITEFLFLLCLGLCLGNEDEENNGNQEESKPAPAKTDTRIIFVATFSCLSLFLLFLAIFFIYRCTQQDSSEEESIKRSCHSKVHKQRDADVSRLERISESDEGVTKVVHYINVSHQHAAAAAKSLQSCPTLRDPIDSSPPGSPVPGILQARVLEWVAISFSNA